In a genomic window of Polyodon spathula isolate WHYD16114869_AA chromosome 21, ASM1765450v1, whole genome shotgun sequence:
- the tekt3 gene encoding tektin-3 — protein MALLGSTHTATYTRPGMKSTNFLPAISTMASSYKNPHFILSQSMYLPWRPSSYFRTASAVPSIGVTSRISPDLIQAKVSSFPSNRTALFARYTPVDWLKSNHNNYMESESSRHSAERLRVDTARLIQDKEQLTRKTQSTTSRNIGERLNDIVFWKSELNHEIENMIGETNALAEVKKRLERALAETEGPLQVARECLYHREKRMSIDLVHDKVEKDLIQEVESIKGCQERMRCSLDAANSQLASNRAAQHELDRDINDKLIAHRIDDKCHYLRNTSDGISYFRGVENIDATVSVPESWAKFTDNNILRSQAERAASAKLRHDIETLLNTTSNEMWNQFNNVNVAFTNRLSEVADAKNKLQMHLAKTLQEIFQTEMLIEALKKAIRDKESPLKVAHTRLDERTRRPNVELCQDSAQLRLVSEVREIDDTIQRLRERLWEAEKTLQMLVNTKVTLEHDLSIKANSLFIDQEKCMSMRKSFPSTPRLVGYT, from the exons ATGGCGCTTTTGGGTTCTACCCATACAGCCACGTATACTCGCCCAGGTATGAAGTCCACTAACTTTCTACCTGCTATTTCCACAATGGCTTCCAGCTACAAGAACCCCCACTTCATCCTGAGCCAGAGCATGTACCTACCCTGGAGACCCAGCTCGTACTTCAGAACAGCGTCTGCCGTTCCCAGTATCGGTGTTACCTCCAGAATCTCCCCGGATCTGATCCAGGCCAAGGTCAGCAGCTTTCCTTCTAACCGCACGGCCCTGTTCGCCCGCTACACCCCTGTGGACTGGCTGAAGTCGAACCACAACAACTACATGGAGTCTGAGTCTTCGAGGCACAGCGCTGAGAGGCTCCGAGTGGACACCGCCCGTCTCATCCAGGACAAAGAGCAGCTGACCAGAAAGACCCAGAGCACCACCAGCAGGAACATCGGGGAGCGGCTCAACGACATCGTGTTCTGGAAGTCCGAGCTGAACCACGAGATCGAGAACATGATCGGGGAGACCAACGCCCTGGCCGAGGTGAAGAAGAGACTAGAGAGGGCCCTGGCTGAAACAGAAGGGCCTCTGCAG GTCGCTCGGGAGTGTTTGTACCACAGAGAGAAGAGAATGTCCATTGACCTGGTCCATGATAAAGTGGAGAAAGATTTAATTCAG gaGGTTGAATCCATCAAGGGCTGCCAggagagaatgagatgttctctGGATGCAGCCAATAGCCAGCTCGC gtcCAACAGAGCAGCCCAACACGAATTAGATAGAGACATCAATGACAAACTGATCGCGCACAGGATTGATGACAAGTGCCATTATCTCAGAAACACCTCTGATGGCATCAGTTACTTCCGTGGGGTGGAGAATATCGATGCAAC AGTTTCAGTGCCCGAGTCCTGGGCCAAGTTTACGGACAATAACATCCTCCGCTCCCAGGCTGAGCGGGCTGCCTCAGCCAAGCTGCGCCATGACATCGAAACTCTTCTCAACACAACATCTAACGAGATGTGGAATCAATTCAACAACGTCAACGTGGCTTTTACCAACCGCCTGTCCGAGGTGGCCGATGCCAAGAACAAGCTGCAGATGCACCTGGCTAAG ACCCTGCAGGAGATCTTCCAAACCGAAATGCTCATTGAGGCCCTGAAGAAGGCCATCCGGGACAAGGAGAGCCCTCTCAAAGTGGCCCACACTCGTCTGGATGAGCGCACAAGGAGGCCCAATGTGGAGCTGTGCCAGGACTCTGCTCAGCTTCG GCTGGTTAGTGAAGTCCGTGAGATTGACGACACTATTCAGAGACTGCGGGAGAGGCTCTGGGAGGCAGAGAAGACCCTTCAGATGCTGGTCAACACCAAAGTGACCCTGGAGCATGACCTGTCCATCAAGGCTAACTCCCTGTTCATCGACCAGGAGAAATGCATGTCAATGCGCAAGAGCTTCCCCAGCACCCCCAGGCTGGTGGGCTACACATGA